A single region of the Anoplolepis gracilipes chromosome 1, ASM4749672v1, whole genome shotgun sequence genome encodes:
- the LOC140666493 gene encoding uncharacterized protein isoform X1 — MDKEKEVKFLGKKQTKRNIQKQVHELLNELNWNETKSTTHSVIDSHLELNLNIDEDLGFSLNFRNNETKSSMSHSIIDSHLELGSDQDLDFEIFPELYITEKHDFSENETLSDDFLNKLRNWALTHNITLSALDELLSLLRQFHYDISVPLSGRSLLYTPKTTNSIDLQSGKFTYFGMRKQLYFLLKEESCSKIIDLDFNIDGLPLFKSNNIVVWPILCRSLSLTSLNKPFIVGLFTGKGKPEPLDCYLQDLIHELNDDILKNSIEIDHKLFQIRIRSLICDAPARAFLKCCVGHNSRHGCEKCDIEGKYINKMIFPCKSGQLRTKETFTKQVQEEHHKGRSPLLNLNLDLVNQFPLDPMHLVYLGIMKKLLILWVSKGKPSFKLSGRAINNLSDRLILLSSYIVHEFPRKCRAISDLNRWKANEFRLFLLYVGPVSLINILPKQLYNHFLMFHVGITILCNDNHIFEHIDFAEEVLYNFVKYFEKSYGKEEVTYNLHSLIHLVTDVRNLGNLNTINCFPFENYLGKLKKLVRSSANPHAQLCRRISELFNYSKTELPITKLEPKQKHFEGPTLRDKTDLILQYKKLKTPTCVLTIFSPDNCVSIQGDIIVQIVNILCLKDQFYSIICRRFLKVSEFYDYPCSSKLLNIFKVSHISPDIEEFPFISVKYKNILLPAYEKGTYIVFPLLHEL; from the coding sequence atggataaagaaaaagaagttaAATTTCTTGGCAAAAAACAAACTAAAAGGAATATACAAAAACAAGTACATGAGTTATTAAATGAACTCAATTGGAATGAAACAAAATCGACAACACATTCAGTCATTGACTCACACTTAGAACTAAACTTAAATATAGATGAAGATTTGggttttagtttaaattttagaaataatgagacaaaatCATCAATGTCACATTCAATCATTGATTCGCATTTAGAACTAGGTTCAGATCAAGAtttagattttgaaatatttccagAATTATATATCACTGAAAAACATGATTTTTCAGAAAACGAAACATTATCTGATgattttctgaataaattgAGAAACTGGGCCCTAacacataatattacattatcagCATTAGATGAATTATTGTCATTACTAAGACAATTTCATTATGATATATCTGTACCATTATCTGGAAGGTCTTTGTTATACACTCCAAAAACTACAAATTCAATTGATTTGCAAAGtggaaaatttacttattttggtATGCGTAAGCAGTTATATTTCCTATTAAAGGAAGAATCATgctcaaaaattattgatttagattttaatattgatgggTTACCCTTGTTTAAAAGTAACAACATAGTTGTCTGGCCAATTCTTTGTAGATCATTAAGTTTAACTTCATTAAATAAACCATTTATTGTAGGTTTATTCACTGGCAAAGGAAAGCCAGAACCTCTTGATTGTTATTTACAAGATCTAATACACGAGCTTAATgatgatatattaaagaatagtattgaaatagatcataaattatttcaaattagaatCAGGTCTCTGATATGTGATGCTCCTGCACGAGCTTTTCTAAAATGTTGTGTAGGTCATAATTCTAGGCATGGGTGTGAAAAATGCGATATTGAAGggaaatacattaataaaatgatttttccaTGTAAAAGTGGACAACTTAGAACAAAAGAAACTTTTACTAAACAAGTACAAGAGGAACATCATAAAGGAAGGTCTccattattgaatttaaactTAGATTTAGTGAATCAATTTCCATTAGATCCCATGCATTTGGTATATTTAGGTATAATGAAAAAGTTGTTAATATTATGGGTATCAAAGGGAAAAccttcatttaaattatctggaagagctattaataatttatcagatagattaattttgttgtctTCTTATATAGTACATGAATTTCCTAGAAAATGTAGAGCTATATCGGACTTAAATCGTTGGAAAGCAAATGAGTTTAGATTATTCTTGTTATACGTGGGTCcagtttctttaataaatattttgcctaAACAActttacaatcattttttaatgtttcatgTTGGTATTACAATTCTGTGTAacgataatcatatttttgaacatattGACTTTGCAGAAGaagttttgtataattttgtaaagtattttgaaaaatcctATGGGAAAGAAGAAGTGACATATAATCTTCACAGTTTAATTCATTTAGTAACAGATGTAAGGAATCTTGGTAATTTAAACACAATTAATTGTTTTccctttgaaaattatttgggaaaattaaaaaaacttgtaagATCATCTGCAAATCCTCATGCACAACTTTGTAGACGTATatctgaattatttaattattcaaagacTGAATTACCAATAACTAAATTAGAACCTAagcaaaaacattttgaagGACCTACACTTAGAGATAAAACTGACTTGATTTTACAATACAAGAAATTGAAAACACCGACATGCGTTTTGACGATTTTTTCACCTGACAATTGTGTTTCAATACAAGGAGATATTATTGTTCAGATTGTAAATATTCTGTGTTTGaaagatcaattttattctataatttgtcGTCGATTCTTGAAAGTTTctgaattttatgattatccATGTTCGtccaaattattgaatatttttaaggtGTCTCACATATCACCTGATATAGAAGAATTCCCTTTTAtatcagtaaaatataaaaacatattattacccGCATATGAAAAAGGAACTTACATTGTGTTTCCTCTTCTTCATGAATTGTAG
- the LOC140666493 gene encoding uncharacterized protein isoform X2, translated as MSTLETDVELHEDQRPKRRLKRPRIYSDSSESDNNEEVLCNKIPSLPTLKITSKNSNLSRSMITSCQPSTSTADSFSKRISNGISFLTSSVRAISPPQKTLRTTLTSSDERAISPQNTFRTTLTSSEFHKSDFSYVVLTKLVNLETSMNLLLPMVKQLTAHFRPSRIPHVEDVPEIPVDTDESLENIERFLKTKQNFEYLHGTDFSYIRWYNDCTDNKKNIGKNNNK; from the exons ATGTCTACTCTAGAAACTGATGTAGAATTGCATGAAGACCAACGGCcaaaaagaagattaaaaagaCCTCGAATTTATTCAGATTCTTCAGAATCTGATAACAATGAAGAGgtattatgcaataaaatccCATCTCTTcctacattaaaaataacatcaaaaaatagtaatttatcaAGATCTATGATCACTTCCTGCCAACCATCAACATCAACAGCTGACAGTTTTTCAAAACGTATATCTAAtggaattagttttttaacgTCTTCAGTAAGAGCAATTAGTCCTCCGCAGAAAACATTGAGAACTACATTGACCAGTTCAGATGAAAGAGCAATTAGTCCGCAAAATACATTCAGAACTACATTGACCAGTTCAGAATTTCACAAATCag atttttcttacGTTGTTCTAACAAAATTAGTGAACTTAGAAACTTCTATGAACTTGCTTCTTCCAATGGTCAAACAACTTACAGCACATTTTCGACCATCGAGAATACCCCATGTGGAGGATGTTCCTGAAATACCAGTTGACACTGATGAAAGtttggaaaatattgaaagatttttaaaaacaaaacaaaattttgaatatttacatG gtACAGATTTTAGCTATATCAGGTGGTACAACGATTGCACAGATAACAAGAAGaacattggaaaaaataataacaaataa